Proteins encoded in a region of the Neodiprion virginianus isolate iyNeoVirg1 chromosome 2, iyNeoVirg1.1, whole genome shotgun sequence genome:
- the LOC124297605 gene encoding ER membrane protein complex subunit 5, translating to MSATTLHKVILIIGFISLLHAAYSAAQHRSYLRITEQEFITLPVDIITQGIASLFLVMYAVMFIAGDFKEIRAAVDLESKSWETLRNLPSFQMYNHRGRSLSPYYLPQVQKSSLEDNLLTMN from the exons ATGAGTGCCACTACGCTACACAAAGTAATTTTGATTATTGGTTTTATTTCCTTGCTGCATGCAGCATACTCAGCGGCTCAGC ATCGATCATATTTACGTATAACGGAGCAAGAATTTATAACATTACCTGTAGAC ATTATAACGCAAGGTATTGCAAGTCTCTTCCTAGTCATGTACGCAGTCATGTTTATAGCAGGCGATTTCAAAGAAATACGTGCTGCGGTTGACTTGGAAAGTAAATCATGGGAAACACTGAGGAACCTGCCATCTTTTCAGATGTATAATCACCGTGGTAGATCGCTATCCCCATACTATTTACCACAGGTTCAGAAATCATCTCTTGAAGATAACTTGCTGACAATGAATTGA